The bacterium genome contains a region encoding:
- the yheS gene encoding putative ABC transporter ATP-binding protein YheS, producing MSLTVKNLAKRFGPRVLFSGVTFGLGKGERVALIGPNGAGKTTLMKIIAGQEEAEEGLIEKPKTGSALGYLAQSLQFEAGRTLFEEALEASPDILHLRQEKLALEEAMGKESDAAVIHDLADRYSALLQRYDALGGYAYEGRVARVLKGMGFAESRWEQPVETLSGGEGSQLELCKLLVEEPPLLLLDEPTNHLDIEAVEWLEEYLQSYPGAILLVSHDRYFLERVCTRVLELAHGRIDSYTGGYEKYLEQKAERLTLQQKTYERQQAEIAKLTRFINRWRADSKKATQAKSREKARAKIEVTEVDRPDLRDLALVFQQGQPSWHEVLTVENLAAQIPGRTLFEGVSFRVDRGERLVIIGRNGAGKSTLLKMLIQGSGQSAGNMHWGGQTELGYFAQVREEFPPDASVFESLGAAHPHLTKQQVASLLGAVGFTGAEWERPVGQCSGGEQSRLALAILLASKANVLLLDEPTNHLDLIARESLEEALEAFPGTVICISHDRRFIDRMADKLLLVDGAKTRLIHGNYSHWVWQRAQEALANQPQSAATRPARPASRPAGSAGSSKNGQKSGPNLETVIEEIDRLEREIAACHEALGDPELYKNHLDAQEVQQKLKVLEEDLATWMVRLDTF from the coding sequence ATGTCGCTGACTGTCAAGAACCTCGCCAAGCGCTTCGGTCCCCGGGTCCTCTTCTCGGGGGTGACGTTTGGGCTGGGCAAGGGCGAGCGGGTTGCGCTGATCGGCCCCAACGGCGCGGGCAAAACGACACTGATGAAGATCATTGCAGGGCAGGAGGAAGCCGAGGAAGGCCTCATCGAAAAGCCCAAGACGGGGTCAGCACTGGGGTATCTCGCACAGTCGCTCCAATTTGAGGCCGGACGCACCCTGTTCGAAGAGGCTCTGGAGGCGTCGCCGGACATCCTGCACCTGCGTCAGGAAAAGCTGGCCCTGGAAGAGGCAATGGGCAAAGAGAGCGACGCCGCAGTGATCCATGACCTTGCCGACCGTTACAGCGCCCTGCTCCAGAGGTACGACGCCCTCGGGGGGTACGCCTACGAGGGGCGGGTGGCGCGGGTCCTCAAGGGGATGGGATTTGCTGAGAGTCGCTGGGAACAGCCGGTGGAAACGCTCTCCGGCGGAGAGGGGAGTCAGCTGGAACTTTGCAAGCTCCTGGTCGAGGAGCCGCCGCTGTTGCTGCTCGATGAGCCGACCAACCATCTCGACATCGAGGCCGTGGAGTGGCTGGAGGAGTACCTTCAGAGCTACCCCGGCGCCATTCTGCTGGTGAGCCATGATCGCTACTTTCTCGAGCGGGTCTGCACCCGGGTCCTCGAGCTCGCTCATGGACGGATCGACAGCTACACCGGCGGCTATGAGAAGTACCTGGAACAAAAGGCCGAGCGGCTGACCCTGCAGCAGAAGACCTATGAGAGGCAGCAGGCGGAAATCGCAAAGCTGACCCGCTTCATCAATCGCTGGCGGGCCGACTCCAAGAAAGCGACACAGGCGAAGAGTCGGGAAAAGGCCCGGGCGAAAATTGAGGTCACCGAAGTCGATCGTCCGGACCTCCGGGACCTCGCGCTGGTCTTCCAACAAGGTCAGCCGAGCTGGCATGAAGTGCTGACGGTCGAAAATCTCGCGGCGCAGATTCCAGGGCGGACGCTCTTCGAGGGGGTCAGCTTCCGGGTCGACCGGGGGGAACGGCTGGTCATCATCGGACGCAACGGCGCGGGCAAGTCGACATTGCTGAAGATGCTGATCCAGGGGTCGGGGCAATCCGCTGGAAACATGCACTGGGGCGGACAGACCGAGCTGGGGTACTTCGCGCAGGTCCGGGAGGAGTTTCCGCCGGACGCATCGGTTTTCGAGAGTCTGGGCGCGGCCCATCCGCATCTCACGAAGCAGCAGGTGGCATCGTTGCTGGGAGCGGTGGGCTTTACTGGCGCTGAGTGGGAGCGTCCGGTGGGACAGTGCAGCGGCGGTGAGCAGAGCCGACTGGCGCTGGCGATCCTCCTGGCATCGAAAGCGAATGTGCTCCTCCTCGACGAGCCGACCAATCATCTCGACCTCATCGCCCGGGAGTCGCTGGAAGAAGCGCTGGAAGCCTTCCCCGGCACGGTCATCTGCATTTCCCACGACCGACGCTTCATCGATCGCATGGCCGACAAGCTCCTGCTGGTTGATGGGGCGAAAACCCGGCTGATCCATGGGAACTACTCCCACTGGGTTTGGCAACGCGCCCAGGAAGCCCTGGCGAACCAGCCGCAGTCGGCGGCGACACGCCCTGCCCGTCCCGCGAGTCGGCCCGCCGGGAGCGCTGGCAGCAGCAAGAATGGCCAAAAGTCGGGTCCCAACCTGGAGACCGTGATTGAGGAGATTGATCGCCTGGAGCGGGAGATCGCGGCATGTCACGAAGCACTTGGGGACCCTGAGTTATACAAAAATCACCTGGATGCACAGGAAGTTCAGCAAAAGTTAAAGGTATTAGAGGAAGACCTCGCTACCTGGATGGTCAGGCTTGACACGTTCTAA